Below is a window of Lacibacter sp. H407 DNA.
CACCAATATTCAGATCGCCCAGCATACCAAACGAAGCAGTAACACCGCCAAACGTAGGATCGGTCAACAGCGTAATGTAAGGGAGTTTTGCATCGCTCAACTGCGAAAGTTTACCGGAAATTTTTGCCAGCTGCATCAATGAAAATGCACTCTCCATCATCCGGGCACCACCGCTTTTACAGATCATGAGCATAGGGAGCTTATGTTCTATGCAATAATCGGCACCACGTGCAATTTTTTCACCCATCACACTACCCAATGATCCACCAATAAAATCAAAGTCCATACAACACACAAGCGCAGGATGTCCATCAATTTTCCCGACAGCCACACGGATCGAATCATGCAGGTCAGATTTTTTCCAGATATCTTCCAATCGTTTTTGATACGGCTTCAGATCAGTAAATCCGAGATGATCTTTGGAACGGATGTTATCAAATAATTCAGTGTATTCATCACCATCAAACAACAAGTCATAATATTCAGAACTGCCGATACGGTGATGATAATTACACTTGGGGCATACGAATTTATTTTCAGCCAATTCGCCGGATGTAGTGGTGTACTTGCATTCCGGGCATTTGGTCCATAAACCTTCCTGTATTTCTTTTTTCTCAGATGTAGAAGTGAGAATACCCTTCTGCACCCGCTTGAACCACGACGAACGTAACGCATCTTCCTGTGGAAGATCGTCACCCGTTAGGTTCTTCTCTATATCCTCTTCTTTTTTTGCCATCGTTTCTAATTTATATGACGCCAATTAAAAGTAGTAACAATTATGCATTCCTG
It encodes the following:
- the accD gene encoding acetyl-CoA carboxylase, carboxyltransferase subunit beta; protein product: MAKKEEDIEKNLTGDDLPQEDALRSSWFKRVQKGILTSTSEKKEIQEGLWTKCPECKYTTTSGELAENKFVCPKCNYHHRIGSSEYYDLLFDGDEYTELFDNIRSKDHLGFTDLKPYQKRLEDIWKKSDLHDSIRVAVGKIDGHPALVCCMDFDFIGGSLGSVMGEKIARGADYCIEHKLPMLMICKSGGARMMESAFSLMQLAKISGKLSQLSDAKLPYITLLTDPTFGGVTASFGMLGDLNIGEPGALIGFAGPRVIKETIKKDLPEGFQRSEFLLEHGFLDLIVDRKEMKQKFGVLFTLFKN